A genomic region of Oryza glaberrima chromosome 1, OglaRS2, whole genome shotgun sequence contains the following coding sequences:
- the LOC127761788 gene encoding protein NETWORKED 4A-like has protein sequence MKPPLERNPTKKRHSWWWDSHISPKNSKWLAENLEEMDKQVKEMLQLIEEDGDSFAKKAQMYYQRRPMLITHVENFYRMYRALAERYDNVTGELRKNIPTRLQYQGSLAGSDSELQRSPSPSPEPQKSWTREQSPRAAGFDVFLSNKSNGSPSPASRKEPEDLASQSESDAKSEDGEDDGIAYTLHQRVLELEDELNTVNQKLHDANEKLEVLEEKSLRCHCDSKENGNGADQSAINEKLQSSQEEINNLKNSLEVLSEEHSRLLGQNKKLEAEIVNLKEEIASDRQQYEEKLSRSDAEIDKCRQELADASEKLLQEKLSNSSVTAELQETIESIRIKLEEVSEEKLLVENKFKQLEEANSEAEKYNQELSHATEKLSEEKFRHEAEILALNQAIENLKSKLESIAKEKSLLKSWFADLEQVVERGRRIFPE, from the exons ATGAAGCCACCTTTGGAGAGGAACCCTACCAAGAAGCGCCACTCGTGGTGGTGGGACAGTCACATTAGCCCTAAGAACTCTAAATGGCTTGCAGAAAATCTTGAAG aaatGGACAAGCAAGTGAAGGAAATGCTGCAGCTTATTGAGGAGGATGGCGATTCCTTCGCGAAGAAAGCGCAGATGTACTACCAGAGGCGTCCAATGCTCATCACCCATGTTGAAAATTTCTACCGGATGTACCGTGCTCTAGCTGAGCGATACGACAATGTCACTGGTGAATTGCGCAAGAACATCCCTACAAGGCTGCAGTATCAGGGATCCTTGGCAGGTTCAGACTCTGAGCTGCAGAGGTCACCCTCACCATCTCCTGAACCACAGAAGTCCTGGACAAGGGAGCAGAGCCCAAGGGCCGCCGGTTTCGACGTCTTCCTGTCCAACAAGAGCAATGGCTCACCCTCACCGGCCTCAAGGAAGGAGCCTGAGGATTTGGCTTCACAGTCAGAATCTGATGCAAAGTCTGAAGATGGTGAGGATGATGGCATTGCCTACACATTGCACCAGAGAGTTCTTGAGCTTGAGGATGAGCTCAACACCGTGAACCAGAAACTGCACGACGCAAATGAAAAACTTGAGGTTCTGGAAGAGAAGAGCTTGAGGTGCCATTGTGATtctaaagaaaatggaaacGGTGCTGATCAAAGTGCAATAAATGAGAAGCTACAGTCTTCACAAGAGGAGATTAACAATCTCAAAAACAGCCTTGAAGTTTTGTCGGAAGAGCACTCTAGGCTGTTGGGACAGAACAAGAAACTGGAGGCTGAAATTGTCAATCTGAAGGAAGAAATTGCTTCAGATAGACAGCAATATGAAGAGAAGCTCTCTCGTAGTGATGCTGAAATTGACAAGTGCAGGCAAGAACTTGCTGATGCTTCTGAGAAGTTGCTGCAAGAGAAGTTGAGCAACAGTTCGGTGACAGCTGAGCTGCAAGAAACGATTGAAAGCATCAGGATCAAACTTGAAGAAGTTTCTGAGGAGAAATTACTTGTTGAGAACAAGTTTAAGCAGCTGGAGGAAGCAAACTCTGAAGCTGAAAAGTACAACCAAGAACTGTCACATGCTACCGAGAAGCTTTCAGAGGAGAAGTTCAGACACGAGGCTGAGATTCTTGCATTGAATCAGGCCATTGAAAATCTGAAATCCAAACTGGAGAGCATTGCTAAGGAGAAATCGTTGCTTAAATCATGGTTTGCTGACCTAGAGCAAGTCGTGGAGCGAGGAAGGAGAATTTTCCCCGAATAG
- the LOC127774095 gene encoding protein NETWORKED 4B-like, protein MKRMQRMPTRKSHSWWWDSHISPKNSKWLAENLEEMDKQVKDMLKLIEDEGDSFAKKAEMYFERRPLLVTHVENFYRMYRALAERYDNVTGELRKNIPSSLQSQGSLSISESDSETQSAPPTPKPYSEETTPKQKRKPRAAGFDVFLGSGGSSDISKKGSDGSSSSSSESDSEVDELREDNGDGSPFALNERIAELEDELQEAREKLEALEEKNTRCQCEKLEEKLKDSHSEISSLQKELEGQLAHHDHEIEKCKKELEHVHEKYSHDKSTLETEIIKLQGIVKNFEGDLAKMSQEKLQLEAQVKELEQASRSLDDSSAQIMKLQEIIKDLQRRLDNDSNEKKMLEERAIEFEQVRKELEGSRTEVAELQATINNLKADLGRALEEKSQLESRINDLEHTIACNLEEFSQEKSSLGAEIQKLKEANASLEGKLTSTESQLQQLHAEKSEASISSEKQISDLNQAMADLETKLELLSSEKTTVDNKVASLLTDVTARDEKIREMDSHLHQLHLEHVKLIAEADAATKAVSELRARVSELEEEVEEQKLMVSDGAEGKREAIRQLCFSLEHYRHGYQQLRQLLQGHHKRPLVMAN, encoded by the exons ATGAAGCGCATGCAAAGGATGCCAACAAGGAAGTCCCATTCATGGTGGTGGGACAGCCATATTAGTCCCAAGAACTCCAAATGGTTAGCCGAGAACCTAGAAG AGATGGATAAGCAAGTTAAAGATATGCTGAAGCTCATCGAGGATGAAGGTGATTCTTTTGCAAAGAAGGCCGAGATGTATTTCGAACGGCGGCCTTTGCTTGTAACTCATGTTGAGAACTTCTACCGCATGTATCGTGCTCTTGCCGAGCGTTATGACAATGTGACTGGGGAATTACGCAAGAATATCCCATCGTCACTCCAGTCACAAGGCTCTCTTAGCATATCTGAATCTGATTCTGAGACACAGTCTGCTCCCCCAACTCCTAAGCCTTACTCGGAAGAGACAACACCAAAACAGAAGCGTAAACCAAGAGCAGCTGGCTTTGATGTCTTCCTTGGTTCTGGTGGAAGTTCAGACATTTCCAAGAAGGGGAGCGAtggatcatcatcatcttcttcagaaTCTGATTCTGAGGTTGACGAATTGAGAGAAGACAATGGTGATGGAAGTCCTTTTGCATTGAATGAACGAATTGCCGAGCTAGAAGATGAGCTTCAGGAAGCAAGGGAAAAACTTGAGGCACTTGAGGAAAAGAATACACGCTGCCAATGTGAAAAACTTGAGGAGAAGTTGAAGGATTCGCACTCAGAAATCAGCAGCCTTCAGAAGGAACTTGAAGGCCAACTAGCTCATCATGACCATGAAATTGAGAAGTGCAAGAAGGAGCTTGAACACGTTCATGAGAAGTATTCCCACGATAAATCTACTCTTGAAACAGAAATAATAAAGCTCCAAGGCATCGTCAAGAATTTCGAAGGTGATCTAGCAAAAATGTCACAAGAGAAATTGCAGCTCGAGGCCCAGGTTAAGGAACTTGAACAAGCATCTCGCAGCCTAGATGATTCATCAGCACAGATTATGAAGCTCCAAGAAATAATCAAGGATCTGCAAAGAAGGCTGGACAATGATTCAAATGAGAAGAAGATGCTCGAAGAACGTGCTATTGAATTTGAACAAGTTCGTAAGGAGCTGGAGGGTTCAAGGACTGAGGTCGCAGAACTACAAGCTACAATCAACAATCTGAAAGCTGACCTAGGAAGAGCTCTGGAAGAGAAATCACAGCTGGAGAGCCGTATCAATGATCTGGAACACACAATCGCCTGTAATTTGGAAGAATTCTCGCAGGAGAAATCCTCACTTGGTGCCGAGATCCAAAAACTGAAAGAAGCCAATGCTTCTCTTGAAGGCAAGCTGACATCCACAGAGTCACAGCTCCAGCAACTCCACGCCGAGAAATCAGAAGCATCCATTAGCAGTGAGAAGCAGATCTCCGATCTGAATCAAGCCATGGCCGATCTCGAAACAAAGCTTGAACTCCTTTCTTCAGAGAAAACTACAGTCGATAACAAGGTGGCTAGCTTACTGACCGATGTCACAGCTCGTGATGAGAAGATCAGGGAGATGGACAGCCACCTGCACCAGCTGCACCTGGAGCATGTCAAGCTGATTGCAGAGGCAGATGCCGCGACGAAGGCGGTGTCGGAGCTGCGAGCACGGGTGAGCGAGCTCGAGGAAGAGGTGGAGGAGCAGAAGCTGATGGTCTCCGATGGCGCGGAGGGGAAGCGAGAGGCGATCAGGCAGCTCTGCTTCTCGCTCGAGCACTACCGCCATGGGTACCAGCAGCTCAGGCAGCTCCTGCAGGGACACCACAAGAGGCCATTGGTGATGGCCAATTGA